In Dermacentor variabilis isolate Ectoservices chromosome 11, ASM5094787v1, whole genome shotgun sequence, one genomic interval encodes:
- the LOC142564257 gene encoding aspartate dehydrogenase domain-containing protein-like isoform X1 produces MQRRRVGIVGFGQLGQFLAAEVQRRPESLELAFVWSRGRVVHGLPPHLVLEDLALAATRHPDLVVEVAHPSLVRTHGEQLLRHCDLLVGSPTAFAEPDVEARLRAAASRHALFVPCGALWGLHDIRALADRGQLAELTVTMTKHPSALRLADAEMRVRCDRAALGAQAVTLYDGGWFRDLRGWPVRCLCPMAPNNVNSMAAAALAAHTLGFDGVRGRLVADPGMADYHSLELDVVGPSEPDGRAFRVRTLRMNPADRGAVTASATYGAFLGSMLEAAKGRGPGVHFC; encoded by the exons ATGCAGCGTCGTCGCGTGGGCATCGTGGGCTTCGGCCAGCTGGGCCAGTTCCTGGCCGCCGAGGTGCAGCGCCGGCCGGAGTCGCTCGAGCTCGCCTTCGTGTGGAGCCGGGGCCGCGTGGTGCACGGGCTGCCCCCGCACCTGGTGCTCGAGGACCTGGCGCTGGCCGCTACCCGACACCCGGACCTGGTGGTCGAG GTGGCCCACCCTTCTCTGGTTCGCACTCATGGCGAGCAGCTTCTGCGCCACTGCGACCTGCTGGTCGGTTCGCCCACGGCGTTCGCCGAGCCGGACGTCGAGGCGCGACTGCGCGCGGCGGCTAGTCGCCACGCGCTGTTCGTGCCGTGCGGCGCGCTGTGGGGTCTGCACGACATCCGGGCGCTGGCGGACCGCGGCCAGCTGGCCGAACTGACGGTCACCATGACCAAGCACCCGTCGGCGCTGAGACTGGCCGACGCCGAGATGCGCGTCCGGTGCGACCGAGCGGCCCTCGGAGCGCAGGCCGTCACGCTCTACGACGGTGGGTGGTTTCGAGACCTTCGAGGGT GGCCCGTGCGCTGCCTCTGTCCAATGGCGCCCAACAACGTGAACAGCATGGCGGCCGCGGCGCTCGCGGCGCACACACTGGGCTTCGACGGCGTCCGGGGCCGGCTGGTGGCCGACCCGGGCATGGCCGACTACCACAGCCTCGAGCTGGACGTGGTGGGACCCAGTGAACCGGACGGGCGGGCCTTCCGCGTCCGCACGCTGCGCATGAACCCCGCTGACCGGGGCGCAGTCACGGCGAGCGCCACCTATGGCGCCTTCCTGGGAAGCATGCTCG AGGCCGCCAAGGGTCGCGGACCAGGAGTTCACTTCTGCTGA
- the LOC142564257 gene encoding aspartate dehydrogenase domain-containing protein-like isoform X2 — protein sequence MQRRRVGIVGFGQLGQFLAAEVQRRPESLELAFVWSRGRVVHGLPPHLVLEDLALAATRHPDLVVEVAHPSLVRTHGEQLLRHCDLLVGSPTAFAEPDVEARLRAAASRHALFVPCGALWGLHDIRALADRGQLAELTVTMTKHPSALRLADAEMRVRCDRAALGAQAVTLYDGPVRCLCPMAPNNVNSMAAAALAAHTLGFDGVRGRLVADPGMADYHSLELDVVGPSEPDGRAFRVRTLRMNPADRGAVTASATYGAFLGSMLEAAKGRGPGVHFC from the exons ATGCAGCGTCGTCGCGTGGGCATCGTGGGCTTCGGCCAGCTGGGCCAGTTCCTGGCCGCCGAGGTGCAGCGCCGGCCGGAGTCGCTCGAGCTCGCCTTCGTGTGGAGCCGGGGCCGCGTGGTGCACGGGCTGCCCCCGCACCTGGTGCTCGAGGACCTGGCGCTGGCCGCTACCCGACACCCGGACCTGGTGGTCGAG GTGGCCCACCCTTCTCTGGTTCGCACTCATGGCGAGCAGCTTCTGCGCCACTGCGACCTGCTGGTCGGTTCGCCCACGGCGTTCGCCGAGCCGGACGTCGAGGCGCGACTGCGCGCGGCGGCTAGTCGCCACGCGCTGTTCGTGCCGTGCGGCGCGCTGTGGGGTCTGCACGACATCCGGGCGCTGGCGGACCGCGGCCAGCTGGCCGAACTGACGGTCACCATGACCAAGCACCCGTCGGCGCTGAGACTGGCCGACGCCGAGATGCGCGTCCGGTGCGACCGAGCGGCCCTCGGAGCGCAGGCCGTCACGCTCTACGACG GGCCCGTGCGCTGCCTCTGTCCAATGGCGCCCAACAACGTGAACAGCATGGCGGCCGCGGCGCTCGCGGCGCACACACTGGGCTTCGACGGCGTCCGGGGCCGGCTGGTGGCCGACCCGGGCATGGCCGACTACCACAGCCTCGAGCTGGACGTGGTGGGACCCAGTGAACCGGACGGGCGGGCCTTCCGCGTCCGCACGCTGCGCATGAACCCCGCTGACCGGGGCGCAGTCACGGCGAGCGCCACCTATGGCGCCTTCCTGGGAAGCATGCTCG AGGCCGCCAAGGGTCGCGGACCAGGAGTTCACTTCTGCTGA